The sequence AATCAGAATCATAGGAACAGTGATGAAAATCCCAGATTCCAGGAGCAGAGCCTGCAATAGGGTTTGCACTGCAGTCCAGTTGGGCAGCATCACTACAAGTCCCCTGTGATTTGGCCTCCTGCAGTTTGCCATTGGCTCTGACAGGGTTAAATCTGGTGCACATGAAACGAAGCAGCTGAGGTTCCCTGAGGGCCACATGGCCCCCAAGGAAATGTGCGGGCATGCTTCATAAAAACTGTTGTCTCCTTATGTGAAGAGGTACAGCCTGCTGCCTTTGCACCTCTCCGATGACTCCTTGTCCTTTAGGGTGTAGACCTCTGGTGTCAGCGACTGCCCTTCGAGCAGGAACTGGGTACATTGGCAGCTTTCACTGTCTTTAAAATGTGAAGTGAAGGGGAAAGGCTGGAAGCTATTTCGATTTTCAGATGTTCTGTGCAGCGGCAGAGGGCTCTCAGCTGGGCTGTCGGGGTGACTCAGTGATGGGGCTGGATGGCAGGCAGAACTAGGTAGCTTGGGAACCCCTCCTCTCCATCTGCCCATGCTCCCCAGTGGGTTGTTCAACCTACACATAAATCTGACATTAAAAGCGACCTCGAGTGTTCAAACCCCGATGCCTCGAGTTAGGATTTCTCATTGGGTCTCAGTTCTAGAGGTTCTGTGTGCTCTGGGCCTGATTGTGCCAGGGGCTGAGAGAGAGGACACCCCACAAAATATCAATGACTAGTTCCCAAATTGTGTCAGGTTTATTAGCTCCTGGAAATTTAATCAACAAATGCATTTTCAAAGGTTTTATTCTCTGGCTCGATTGTGAAGGCAGGAATTCAGAGCTGTGTTGCTCTGTGGTAACAGGTCCAACAGGGCATATTTCTGCTTCCTTAGTGGCTGAGGGCTCCAGCACTTCTACCCTGTAGATACCTCAAAGAGTTATATGGCTACCAGTATCTCTGCTTCCACCCTGGTCTCCTAGCGTCAGATGTCAGGCCCTGTACCCTTCCCTCTCGATCCTCACAccttcagcctgggacctggGGGTTGTCTATGCTTTCCCACCAGTCCAAGTTGGTTTGGCACCTGTgattcttccctttgggagtctgtGACTAATGGTGGGACGAGTGACCAGCCAGTCTCTTAAACCAACATACAGTTTAATCTCAACAGCAGGAAGAAAGCGTAACATGGTGGAATACGAGGGTTTTCAAACAACAGTCAGTACATGTCTCTGACCCCGAGCCCTCCCAATCTGACAGGGACCCAGGTAGGCCGAGGGCCTTCAGGTTTCCCCAGCGGTGTCTGTGCCTGTCGGCCTGAAGAGCTTTTCAGGAACAGCTGCCCCACCTCTGCACAGATTCCTAGTTCTGGTGAAACAAGCTGTGTAATGTGGCTGGAGCCCGGAAATAGGCTCTTCCCAGCTCGTAGCTGCAGTGTGGTCTCTCAACCTCCCTGAAGTGCTTATATTGAGAGGTGGCTTTTCTTGAGttgttgtttcccttcctgcttgttttctaGCAGCCTGCTATTAAACTAAGAAGAGCCATAATATAGCCATAACATAAACATCCTAATAGCTAACCCAATGTAGCTCTTCAGCAAACATCCCAAGAACTGGGTTTAACGTACACATTCATTATGGCAGCTCAGCTCCATGTCTGTCACAATGCCGTTCCTGGTTGCTATGGATTTTATGTTATGAATACAGGACAGAgacagtcagagagagagagagagagagagagagagagaacagtagACTATTGTGCCTGAATAACAGTTGCTGGGGTCACTACGTACTAGAGAGTGAGAGCTCAGGGAATTAATATTTTCTATGCTGATCCCAATGCCTGTTACCATTCCGGATACAAGCTAGAttgtgtgacactctgtacctcaggggaacaccctacacccccatgttcatctttataaaatgattgtgtggtgcCCAATGCAAATTTTGTCATGTTGGGTgccttcagaaggctcatgatacTTATcctggttgttatagtgatgttatagtaaatGTTAGAGTAATGTTATtggttataatttcatgtgtatagttatgaggctgaaactgtatcctcatggcttaaagcaagccagGCAAAAACTTTCcaaagcagaggggcagttcacacctcatcagggcaggtatgggagaaacacagcccagcctcacaggagcaatggatgctggcctaggcagcaacaaaagaatctatTAAATCCTTGAGGGAGTCACCCATCTTCCTTTGGTCAGTtcgggactgcgatgaggtaatgctcacctgactctgaagaggggaggggcaaagccaagagggaagaaaggacaagataaaagggagagacattttccATGCTCTTcatctctcttccacctccatctacagacccACACCAAGccactgaagtgctgatcaaagaggagagcctggctgaagagcaaccagccagcctgtggtgaggaGCAtgtaagtttgtaaggacattgaaagtgttaagatcaacttagaatgcatttttcttttatttcatttgaccaaatctgacttgttatgctttgactttaatcacttaaaatttatctttgtagttaataaatctggaAACAGTGCATTTAGTCTGAAGCATGACAGAgattccccttgggataacaagcctggtacatatacatttctttgttaaattgacgaactcatataagcttgcagtgtccatcGGGCATAACCGAAgttattggctagtgtcatttggttgcaagtagatgggagcagcttacatgttagaggctgtgcgtgaacagcccaggagtgggggttctcacagcagagcagggcaaggctggctcccagagtcaaggattggagagacctagcagatcaccggtacagataacaccagaggggaacgtcacagacTGACAGAGCAGAACCTGAGGAGACACAGTCAGATATTAACTCAGGGACAGAGGAGCTAGTAGACTTTTGTTTGCTGTGAAGAGACTGAATGAGGGCTGAGATGCTGTGATCTTTTCAAGTTGTGAAGAAATCCAGGTAAGAGATGCTGCATTTTAAGTCCCACTCTAACCTGAGAAATCTCTCAAAGAATATCAGAGGAGAAAGAATGGGTTGACAAGTGTGTGCTAAAGTACAGATGTGTAAATGTTATGCAAAAACTTTtcattgtaatacaaatattacaaaTCAAACTTTCATGACATTCCTGTATATTGAAAGCCAGCAGCAAAGTTGTTGGAATCTCTACAGGAAGAAGCAGTGGTAACTTTACTGCTTAATGGCTTTTGCTTAAGAAAGAATTTCAGAAGTGCTCCACATACTGTTTGCAATGGGTTTGTGGTATTAACTGATTGTTCAGTGAACAATCGTATGGTACTATGTCCTGGTAACTGTCCAAAAGCTGTTTGTGACACATTCAGCATCATGAACACAATGCTTCTGCTATTCCTGTACAAGATGTTGCAAAAAGTCCTGAGAGAACAGATCCACTGTCTGTTTTTCAGTAAAGAGTCGatctgaggtgcaggaaaggggaCTGTAAGAGTGGTTGTATATAATGGATGCCCATCACCTGTTTCATGAGAATGGCTGAAGTAACTTGCACATGCAAATGGATATTAGTGTAAACATAGTGttttcactaaaagaaaaggagtacttgtggcatcttagagactaacaaatttatttgagcataagcattgtgcacccgatgaagtgagctgtagctcacgaaagcttatgctcatataaatttgttagtctctaaggtgccacaagtcctccttttctttttgcgaatacagactaacatggctgctactctgaaaccagtgttttCACTGTTCACCCATTTGTGATGCCATCCTCTCCCACATCCAACTAAAGTAACTGTCTCTGATAGGCTATAACTGCCCAGATATCTACAGACCCATGAATGGGGAAAGGATGCAGGTCCTGTGAGGATGAAGAGAATCCTGTAGGATGATGAAACTTTCTGGATTCAGTCAACCCTGGCCAGGTAAAGCACTTCAGCTTCTCTTGAAGTGATTCTTGGGGGGGTCAACTGGGAGCAGTTGGTAAGGGAAAGTTAATAGAGCCCGGTTCTGATTGAATTTACACATGCAAATCTGGAGTGACACAGTTGAAGTCAATGCTTTTGAATTCAGAACTTGGCACTAAGAATTTATcccatgtgctgcaaagaggcAGTGGCATAATTTGGACTCTCAGGAGTGGAGAAAATAAAGAATATATATAACGAGGCAATGAAACAAGTTTATAAATCGCTTCAATGCAGAAAACAGATAAATACAATAACCATTTACCCCATGCACTTGCCCTGTgtttacacacaaatcatgatACACTGGGGCACATTCAGAAGTGGAGGCCTGGAAAGGGTGGTTTTTTTGCGGGAAAGTCATAATTGTAAAATCAAACAATACTCAAGTAGGCTGCAGAACTACCAACCGTAATATATTAATGgtgccaagagcttagcaggattcataGAGGGACTGGATGTGTTTATATGAGTAACCAGAAAATCCAAATACAGTAgcgaggatttaaaaaaaaaacctcttgaaGGGCTCTAAACCTTCCTGATTTACTCCCCCAAAATGTCTAATTAGTAGGTGTCAGGGGGAAATTGCCTCTTGCAGCAGGTTGTCTCATAGCTGCCTATGCAGAccttcttccaccttcctctgcagcatctagACTTGGCCActggatagtgggctagatggactacagGTCTGATGAGGTCTGGCAGTGCCTATCTTCCTATCAGTGGTGCAAATCCAAGACTATGTTTTTGCTGATTTTTCTTGAGCTCCTGGGAGTCTCTAGACTTTCAGAGCAGAAAGATGTCTAGCTACATATCATCtagtctcctgttctttttcctttcaggaaGGAAAGTTCAAAACTCCTAGGGCCTGCCCAGTACATTATGTCAGCTGTCAATGACACCAAATTCACACCTGCAGCGTTCCTTCTTACCGGGATACCTGGACAGGAAGACGTCCATCTCTGGATCTCTATCCCCTTCTGCTTAATGTATCTTATTTCAATAGTAGGAAATTCAGTCATTCtgttcattataaaaacagatcCAAGCCTCCATAagcccatgtacattttcctttccatgttggccATCTCAGACCTTGGCTTATCCATAGCCACCATACCAACAATGCTGGGTATATTCTTGTTTAACTCTAGGGAGATCAGCTTTGATGCATGTTTTGCCCAGTTGTTCTTCATCCACTCCCTTCAATGCATTGAATCCTCCGTGCTCTTGTTGATGGCCTTGGACCGCTTCATTGCTATCCGTGACCCGCTGAGATATGCCTCCATCCTAACCCTGCCAAGAATAGCCAAGATGGGACTGGTGTGTGTTCTAAGGGGGGTGGCTGTAATACTCCCACTCACCATTCTCCTGAAACAGTTCCAGTATTGTCGAGCCAATGTCCTCTCCCATTCTTACTGCCTGCACCAGGAGGTCATGAAGATGGCTTGTTCAGATATCAGAGTCAACAGTATCTTTGGCTTGTTTACCAAACTCGTAACGATGGGCTTGGACTTGCTGCTCATCGTCCTCTCTTATGTGATGATCCTCAAAACAGTGCTGAGCATCACATCCCATGCTCAATGCCTCAGGGCTTTGAACACCTGCATCTCACACCTCTGTGTCATCCTGCTCTTCTACACACCAGACATCAGCATGGTTGTGATGTACAGATTCTGGCATAGCTCTTCTTACTTGCTTCAGATTGTTCTGAGCTACATCTCCCTGCTGGTCCCGCCCCTGATGAACCCAGTCGTGTACAGCGTGAAAAGCAAACACCTTCGTGCACGGATAATCAGGGTGTTTTTCAAGTGAAGGGTCAATTCCTCACCTGGCTGCAGCGGTCGTAACACAGGAGACAAAGAATACCAGCCAGGATCACCTATTTCATCCTGGATCCATACATCCAAGATGATATGAGCTACTGACCTCCACTTGTAGAGAGAGGTTCAGATGGggtgtaaagcagtggttttcaaacttttttttctggagaCCCAGTTTAAGAAAATGGTTGATTCCCATGACCCAACGgcgctagggatgaggggtttggggtgtgtgaggggctcagggctgaggcagagagttggggtgcaggggtatgGACTGCGGGGTAGGGCCAgtgatgaggggttcagggtgtgggaaggggctctggcctggggtagggggttggagtttgggagggggtcagggatctgggctgggggtgcaggctctgaggtggggccggggatgaggggtttagggtgcaggaatGGATTCCAGGTTTgcgggaggctcagggctggggcagaggattggggcacgggttggggtgcagacttacctctggcagctcccagtcagcagcgcagtgggggtgtatcataaccatacagctgagggtagcctagaattcctccttacctgtaaagggttaagaagttcaaataacctggttggcacctgaccaaaaggaccaatggggaaagaagatactttcaaatcaggggtggggggaggctttgtttgtgctctgtgTTGTGCGTTCTTTGGGTAAGcggagaagcatcaggtcagaaaactccttctcctaaaatcatcctaaaatgagtctcagtattgcaaaaagagtaagtaaataaggcaaggcatcttagattatattttgtttttagcttgtgaattttccctgtgctaagagggaggtttatccctgttttttgtaactttaaagttttgcctagaggggaatcctctgtgttttgaacctgattaccctgtaaagttactttccatcctgattttacagaggtgcttcttttacttctttttttctttataataaagttctgttttttaagaatctggtttacctatttggttggtagattattctcaaacctccc is a genomic window of Natator depressus isolate rNatDep1 chromosome 1, rNatDep2.hap1, whole genome shotgun sequence containing:
- the LOC141980558 gene encoding olfactory receptor 51G2-like, with the protein product MSAVNDTKFTPAAFLLTGIPGQEDVHLWISIPFCLMYLISIVGNSVILFIIKTDPSLHKPMYIFLSMLAISDLGLSIATIPTMLGIFLFNSREISFDACFAQLFFIHSLQCIESSVLLLMALDRFIAIRDPLRYASILTLPRIAKMGLVCVLRGVAVILPLTILLKQFQYCRANVLSHSYCLHQEVMKMACSDIRVNSIFGLFTKLVTMGLDLLLIVLSYVMILKTVLSITSHAQCLRALNTCISHLCVILLFYTPDISMVVMYRFWHSSSYLLQIVLSYISLLVPPLMNPVVYSVKSKHLRARIIRVFFK